The following proteins are encoded in a genomic region of Syntrophotaleaceae bacterium:
- a CDS encoding site-specific integrase, producing the protein MFYKEHPNRKHGVKRDRLYVLRYTIAGRTYTETLGWASEGKTELEAENKIVEYRANHRAGSGPFCLADEREIERRAVAEEEAKSRREITVEKLIDLFIKDHSKRKKRSWEEDERALRKDLKPWSSWKVKDVTRRDAKALLDAIDGRGAPVQAFNVLTKARKMWNMAIKWEYTENNPFALLDPPRPYTPRERVLDDAEIKTFWTALESRQGLSMSPEMSRALRLILVTAQRPGEVIGMHSREIDGRWWTIPAERSKNKNAHRVYLTDLALSLIGTVPDCGFIFPSPKDDGQHMAGNALALSLRRNILGGHADKVKGAEGRNKKQAAHKAENPPPANRIGIEHFRPHDLRRSAVTGMAKLRIPREDRERVVNHSVGRLEKTYNRYDFDAEKRTALIRWAEHLEQIIHEKGAAKVVNFSDRR; encoded by the coding sequence GTGTTCTACAAAGAGCACCCCAATCGTAAGCATGGCGTAAAGCGTGATCGGCTATATGTCCTGCGCTACACCATCGCCGGCAGGACGTATACCGAAACCTTGGGTTGGGCCAGCGAGGGGAAGACGGAGCTGGAGGCGGAGAACAAGATCGTCGAGTACCGGGCGAATCATCGCGCCGGCAGCGGACCCTTTTGTCTGGCCGACGAACGGGAGATTGAGCGCCGAGCCGTTGCTGAGGAGGAAGCCAAGAGCCGCAGGGAAATCACGGTTGAAAAGCTGATCGACCTATTCATCAAGGACCACAGCAAGCGGAAAAAAAGATCCTGGGAAGAGGACGAGCGGGCGCTGCGTAAGGATCTGAAACCCTGGTCCTCCTGGAAAGTCAAGGACGTGACCCGCCGGGACGCCAAGGCGCTGCTCGATGCCATCGACGGGCGAGGAGCTCCGGTGCAGGCATTCAACGTGCTGACCAAGGCCCGGAAGATGTGGAACATGGCGATCAAGTGGGAGTATACCGAAAACAACCCCTTTGCTCTGCTGGACCCGCCGAGGCCCTACACCCCCCGCGAACGCGTTCTTGACGATGCCGAAATCAAGACTTTCTGGACTGCCCTGGAGAGCCGGCAGGGGCTTTCCATGTCCCCCGAGATGAGCCGGGCGCTAAGGCTTATCCTGGTAACGGCACAGCGGCCGGGGGAGGTGATCGGCATGCATTCCCGCGAGATCGACGGGCGATGGTGGACAATCCCGGCCGAGCGCTCGAAGAACAAAAATGCCCACCGGGTATATCTGACGGATCTTGCTCTCTCCCTGATCGGCACAGTTCCAGACTGCGGGTTTATCTTTCCGAGCCCGAAGGATGACGGCCAGCATATGGCGGGGAATGCCCTGGCCTTGTCCCTGCGGAGGAATATTCTTGGAGGGCATGCCGACAAGGTGAAAGGGGCGGAGGGGCGCAACAAGAAGCAGGCGGCACACAAGGCGGAGAATCCGCCCCCCGCTAACCGAATCGGTATTGAACATTTCCGGCCGCACGACCTTCGGCGCTCAGCGGTTACTGGAATGGCGAAACTGCGCATACCTCGTGAGGATCGGGAGCGGGTAGTTAACCACTCTGTGGGCCGGCTGGAGAAGACTTATAATCGTTATGACTTTGATGCTGAAAAGCGGACCGCTCTGATTCGATGGGCTGAGCACTTGGAGCAGATCATTCACGAAAAAGGAGCGGCCAAGGTGGTAAATTTTTCTGATCGGCGATAA
- a CDS encoding DUF3987 domain-containing protein — MDADLFEAGRTAAESVGIQWRPVPADGRWHKVPVEGKGSSNSAGRIKLFPDGEGGHVWNHVSGEQTTFWVRSESRLDQAEQLARRKRLEELRRQAVAERQRMAKEAAEISAKLWERARDVDAKHAYVVAKGIKPSGAKQLRGSLLIPVRNSAGALKGLQFIGPDGAKKFKTGTEIAGNYHGIGKPKDKTVVVCEGWATGCTLHEATGHAVAVAFNAGNLLPVCQALRSKYPAWRLVIVADDDHATPGNPGIAKSTEAARAVGGLLAVPDFSGTERGGKDTDSNDLARLSGMEAVRLCVERAASPISEPPPDQENTTEAKPDSEGDGIERPLLFDESRTPDIPPELLPSWLGEFAGAVARNTQTPPAMAVLLGLAAVATAVAKRFDVAPHDGGYSEPLNLWTATALPPGSRKTAVVSAMTGPLIEWEKEEAERLGPEIRRVAAKRHALEKRKEKLAKDAANAESQERLEEVLQKIERLEGEIPEELRAPRLWTGDTTPERLQSLLVEHGERMAVLTDEGGIFEVMAGLYSGGTANLDIFLQGHAGRAVRVDRQGRAAHLEAPALTFGLAVQPEILAELASGGKRRFRGNGTLARFLFAVPRSNIGSRDVRAVHHISADVVRRYRDGLFDLLEIPPNMSEGREIPRRLTLTPQALDSWHAFAEMIERRQGENGDLEPIQDWSGKLPGAALRIAGGFHLVEHGSKPPAQIEAETVERALDLCALLIEHARAAFGMMESESATADAKAILRWIMEERMCRFRKGLAYRQFKGRFTGKPDRFEKALQELEERAIISAAGKEKTKGRAATVFIVNPALWK; from the coding sequence ATGGACGCTGACTTGTTCGAAGCAGGCCGGACCGCTGCTGAATCTGTCGGTATCCAGTGGCGGCCGGTTCCGGCTGATGGGCGATGGCACAAGGTGCCAGTGGAGGGAAAAGGCTCCTCAAATAGCGCCGGGAGGATCAAGCTTTTCCCCGATGGAGAAGGGGGGCATGTCTGGAATCACGTCTCCGGAGAGCAAACTACCTTCTGGGTCCGAAGTGAAAGCAGGCTTGATCAGGCGGAGCAACTAGCTAGGCGCAAGCGGCTTGAGGAGTTGCGCCGCCAGGCTGTGGCCGAGCGGCAGAGGATGGCCAAAGAGGCGGCGGAGATATCGGCGAAACTGTGGGAGCGTGCCCGCGATGTGGATGCAAAACATGCCTATGTGGTCGCTAAGGGAATCAAGCCTTCTGGAGCAAAGCAGCTACGGGGTTCCCTGCTGATCCCGGTGCGGAACTCTGCCGGTGCTTTGAAGGGGCTGCAGTTCATTGGACCCGATGGAGCAAAGAAGTTCAAAACCGGCACAGAGATTGCCGGCAATTACCACGGAATCGGCAAGCCGAAAGACAAGACGGTTGTAGTTTGCGAAGGGTGGGCGACGGGGTGCACCCTGCACGAAGCGACGGGACATGCCGTTGCTGTTGCTTTCAACGCGGGGAATCTGCTGCCGGTCTGCCAGGCGCTGCGCTCCAAGTATCCGGCTTGGCGGCTGGTGATCGTGGCCGATGACGACCATGCCACCCCCGGCAACCCGGGCATTGCCAAATCGACTGAAGCGGCCAGGGCCGTGGGCGGTCTTCTGGCCGTCCCCGACTTTTCCGGGACGGAGCGAGGCGGCAAAGATACAGATAGCAACGATCTGGCCCGACTCTCCGGAATGGAGGCGGTACGGCTCTGCGTTGAACGAGCCGCCTCCCCCATATCTGAGCCCCCTCCCGACCAAGAAAACACTACAGAGGCCAAGCCTGACAGCGAGGGCGATGGAATCGAACGCCCTTTGCTCTTCGATGAATCCCGCACTCCCGATATTCCCCCTGAACTCTTGCCGTCCTGGTTGGGCGAGTTTGCCGGCGCCGTTGCCCGCAATACCCAAACCCCTCCAGCCATGGCGGTGCTGCTAGGCCTGGCTGCGGTGGCTACGGCCGTGGCAAAGCGCTTTGACGTGGCTCCCCATGACGGCGGCTACTCTGAGCCCCTAAACCTGTGGACGGCAACCGCCCTTCCCCCGGGGAGCAGGAAGACGGCCGTTGTTTCGGCCATGACCGGCCCGCTGATCGAGTGGGAGAAGGAAGAGGCCGAGCGCCTGGGGCCGGAGATTCGGCGGGTAGCGGCTAAGCGCCATGCTTTGGAGAAGCGTAAGGAGAAGCTGGCCAAGGATGCGGCCAACGCCGAAAGCCAGGAGCGGCTTGAGGAGGTATTGCAGAAGATCGAGCGGCTCGAAGGCGAGATTCCCGAGGAGCTGCGCGCTCCCCGGCTCTGGACCGGGGACACCACCCCGGAACGGCTGCAATCGCTTCTTGTGGAACACGGGGAGCGCATGGCCGTTCTGACCGACGAAGGCGGAATCTTTGAAGTCATGGCAGGGCTTTACAGTGGCGGGACGGCAAACCTCGATATTTTCCTTCAGGGGCACGCTGGACGAGCCGTCCGGGTGGATCGGCAAGGGCGGGCTGCTCACCTCGAAGCACCGGCGCTGACTTTCGGCTTGGCGGTGCAGCCGGAGATCCTGGCAGAACTGGCCAGCGGCGGCAAGCGCCGTTTCCGTGGCAACGGCACCCTGGCCCGTTTCCTGTTCGCGGTCCCCCGATCGAACATTGGCAGCCGCGATGTTCGGGCCGTGCATCACATTTCGGCGGACGTTGTGAGGCGCTACCGGGATGGGCTTTTCGACCTGCTTGAGATTCCGCCCAATATGAGCGAGGGGCGCGAGATCCCCCGCCGACTCACCTTGACCCCCCAGGCCCTGGACTCTTGGCATGCCTTTGCCGAGATGATCGAGCGCCGCCAAGGCGAAAACGGCGACTTGGAACCGATTCAGGATTGGTCCGGAAAACTCCCCGGCGCGGCGCTACGAATCGCGGGGGGCTTTCACCTGGTTGAGCATGGCAGCAAGCCGCCGGCGCAGATCGAGGCGGAAACCGTAGAACGGGCTCTGGACCTATGCGCACTGCTGATCGAGCACGCCCGGGCCGCCTTCGGCATGATGGAAAGCGAATCGGCCACGGCCGACGCCAAGGCGATCTTGCGTTGGATCATGGAGGAGCGCATGTGCCGCTTCCGGAAGGGGCTTGCCTATCGCCAGTTCAAGGGAAGGTTTACCGGGAAGCCGGACCGATTCGAGAAGGCTCTTCAGGAGTTGGAGGAGCGGGCCATCATTTCGGCCGCTGGAAAAGAAAAGACCAAAGGGAGAGCCGCCACCGTGTTCATCGTCAATCCGGCGCTCTGGAAGTAA
- a CDS encoding ATPase, T2SS/T4P/T4SS family: MTVRKKIRIGELLVRHQIITEEQLQTALTEQKRSGSKLGHALVELGYLSKTGFLKFLGQQLQVPYIDLRHYQYKDETVRLLPEIHARRFRAMVLAQEKDGLLVGMADPTDIFAFDELRRILQKPINLALVGEDELLDIVDRIYRRTDEISHIAGELSEELGESGIDLESLLSDSGIEDAPVVRLLHTLFEDAVQIGASDIHIEPDETVLRIRQRIDGSLHEQVMKEKRIGGALVSRLKLMSGLDISERRLPQDGRFNIRVRGRSVDIRLSTMPLQFGESVVMRLLDQSGGLLRLDQIGMSESMLRQFRSLVQRPHGLVLVTGPTGSGKTTTLYGALNELNDSTKKIITVEDPVEYRLPRINQVQVQNRIDLSFARVLRAALRQDPDVIMVGEMRDQETAEIGLRAAMTGHLVLSTLHTNDAVSTALRLLDMGAEGFVVGSSLLAILAQRLVRRICEGCSEEAPLDVTQRNWLTAVVGPQALAKVFRRGSGCHRCHNTGYHGRIGVFELLRIDADLADALRRNDSAGFARMARCQAGFKPLTMSAFDYACQGLTSMEEVMRLAGQIEEFDAVAETTADYRMNEELRDAPVPVPGP; encoded by the coding sequence ATGACCGTACGCAAGAAAATCCGCATCGGCGAGTTGCTGGTGCGGCACCAGATCATCACCGAGGAACAGCTGCAAACCGCTTTGACAGAACAGAAGCGATCCGGCAGCAAACTGGGGCATGCCCTTGTCGAACTGGGCTATCTCAGCAAAACCGGATTCCTCAAGTTCCTTGGCCAGCAGTTGCAGGTTCCCTATATCGACCTGCGGCATTACCAGTACAAGGATGAAACCGTGCGCCTGCTGCCGGAGATCCACGCCCGGCGGTTCAGGGCCATGGTGCTGGCTCAGGAAAAGGACGGGCTGCTGGTGGGCATGGCCGATCCGACCGATATTTTCGCCTTTGACGAGTTGCGCAGGATTCTCCAGAAGCCGATCAACCTGGCCCTGGTCGGCGAGGACGAACTGCTCGACATCGTCGACCGTATCTACCGCCGCACCGATGAAATCAGCCACATCGCCGGGGAACTCAGCGAGGAGCTCGGCGAAAGCGGCATCGACCTGGAGTCTCTGCTGTCGGACAGCGGGATCGAGGACGCTCCGGTGGTGCGCCTGCTCCATACCCTGTTCGAGGATGCCGTACAGATTGGAGCTTCCGACATTCACATTGAACCTGACGAAACGGTGCTGCGCATCCGCCAACGCATCGACGGGTCACTGCACGAGCAGGTCATGAAGGAAAAGCGCATCGGCGGGGCGCTGGTATCACGGTTGAAGCTGATGAGCGGTCTCGACATCTCGGAGCGGCGGCTGCCGCAGGACGGCCGTTTCAACATCCGGGTAAGGGGGCGCAGCGTCGATATCCGTCTTTCGACCATGCCTCTGCAGTTCGGCGAATCCGTGGTCATGCGTCTGCTCGATCAGTCGGGCGGTCTGCTCCGGCTGGACCAGATCGGCATGTCCGAGTCCATGCTGCGGCAGTTCCGCAGCCTGGTGCAACGACCCCATGGACTGGTGCTGGTGACCGGACCGACTGGCAGCGGCAAGACGACGACCCTGTATGGGGCTCTCAATGAGCTCAACGACTCCACCAAAAAGATCATTACCGTGGAGGACCCGGTCGAATATCGCCTTCCGCGCATCAACCAGGTCCAGGTGCAGAATCGCATCGATCTATCCTTCGCCCGGGTTTTGCGGGCCGCCCTGCGTCAGGACCCGGATGTCATCATGGTCGGGGAGATGCGCGATCAGGAAACCGCCGAAATCGGACTGCGCGCCGCCATGACCGGGCACCTGGTGCTGTCCACCCTGCACACCAACGATGCCGTGAGCACCGCTCTGCGCCTGTTGGACATGGGCGCGGAAGGCTTCGTGGTCGGCAGTTCGCTGCTGGCCATCCTGGCCCAGCGCCTGGTGCGCCGCATCTGCGAAGGCTGCAGCGAGGAGGCTCCCCTTGATGTCACGCAGCGCAATTGGCTGACCGCCGTGGTCGGTCCGCAGGCATTGGCCAAAGTGTTCCGCCGTGGCTCCGGCTGCCACCGCTGCCACAATACCGGTTATCACGGGCGGATCGGGGTCTTCGAGCTGCTGCGGATCGATGCCGACCTGGCCGATGCCCTGCGTCGCAATGACAGCGCCGGTTTTGCCCGCATGGCCCGGTGCCAGGCAGGATTCAAGCCGCTGACAATGTCAGCTTTCGACTATGCATGCCAGGGGCTCACCAGCATGGAAGAGGTCATGCGCCTGGCCGGGCAGATCGAGGAATTCGATGCCGTTGCGGAGACGACGGCCGATTACCGCATGAACGAGGAGTTGAGGGATGCCCCAGTTCCGGTACCAGGCCCGTAG
- a CDS encoding AAA family ATPase, translating into MYRQHFKLTARPFGLTPDADFLFEHPGYQEALNVLLVALESEEGFIKITGEVGTGKTLLCRSLLNGLGEKWVTAYIPNPMLEPHVLYRAVADEVGARQGGEPDCHHVQKIIVQRLIELVADGRKVALCIDEAQAMPDRTLEALRLLSNLETEKQKLLHIVLFGQPELDDRLAGYALRQLRQRIVFSYRLPALGRQEVAGYIDHRLRAAGYQGQGPFTPGALNRLWFASRGIPRLVNILAHKAMLAAYGQGNDKIRVRHVRRAVADTVDARRNRLGLPLWGFWGESV; encoded by the coding sequence ATGTACCGACAGCATTTCAAACTGACAGCCAGACCCTTCGGCCTGACACCGGACGCAGATTTTCTTTTCGAGCACCCCGGCTACCAGGAAGCGCTGAACGTACTGCTGGTCGCCCTGGAGAGCGAGGAAGGTTTTATCAAGATCACCGGCGAGGTCGGCACCGGCAAAACCTTGCTCTGCCGCAGCTTGCTGAATGGTCTGGGTGAAAAGTGGGTCACGGCCTACATCCCTAATCCCATGCTGGAACCTCATGTACTGTACCGGGCGGTGGCCGACGAAGTGGGTGCCCGACAGGGCGGGGAACCGGATTGCCACCATGTGCAGAAGATTATCGTGCAGCGACTGATCGAACTGGTTGCCGATGGTCGCAAAGTGGCGCTCTGCATCGACGAGGCTCAGGCCATGCCGGACCGGACTCTCGAGGCACTGCGGCTGCTGAGCAACCTGGAAACCGAAAAGCAGAAACTGCTCCATATCGTGCTGTTCGGTCAGCCGGAGCTGGATGATCGTCTGGCTGGTTACGCCCTGCGCCAACTGCGCCAACGCATCGTTTTCAGTTATCGCCTGCCGGCCCTCGGGCGGCAGGAGGTCGCGGGCTATATCGATCATCGCCTGCGGGCAGCCGGATACCAGGGGCAGGGACCGTTTACTCCGGGCGCTTTGAACCGGCTCTGGTTCGCCAGCCGCGGCATTCCCCGGCTGGTCAATATTTTGGCTCACAAAGCGATGCTGGCGGCTTACGGTCAGGGAAATGACAAAATTCGGGTCAGACATGTCCGCCGTGCCGTGGCCGATACTGTGGATGCCCGCCGAAACCGGCTGGGTCTGCCCCTTTGGGGATTTTGGGGGGAATCGGTTTGA
- the gspM gene encoding type II secretion system protein GspM: protein MKVPERISRWALWLDQRSMRERILLVSSVLVLGIFFSYVLFFKPQEVKRAGIRTQISDLKVSLTEINSQAEAIKARAKEDPDREYRARQQMLQIEIEDLDGRLRDLTIDLISPRDMADVLRGLLNRQEGLKLVSLENLPAVELLPVSENEAGVQDGDRVSLYRHPVRIVLSGTYLQAVEYLRALEQLPRKLFWDELEIVVTEHPQAEISLRVYTLSQRRGWIGV, encoded by the coding sequence ATGAAGGTACCGGAGCGGATCAGCCGATGGGCACTCTGGCTCGATCAACGCAGCATGCGGGAGCGCATCCTGCTGGTGTCATCGGTTCTGGTGCTCGGGATCTTTTTCAGCTACGTCCTGTTTTTCAAGCCCCAGGAAGTCAAGAGGGCTGGGATCAGAACGCAAATCTCCGATTTGAAGGTCAGCCTCACCGAAATCAACAGCCAGGCCGAGGCGATCAAGGCTCGGGCAAAGGAAGACCCCGATCGGGAGTATCGAGCGAGACAGCAGATGCTGCAGATCGAGATAGAAGATCTCGATGGCCGTCTCCGGGACCTGACCATCGACCTCATTTCCCCGCGGGATATGGCCGATGTGCTTCGCGGACTTCTAAACCGTCAGGAGGGGTTGAAGCTGGTGAGTCTCGAAAACCTGCCCGCGGTCGAATTGCTGCCTGTGTCCGAAAACGAAGCCGGGGTTCAGGATGGCGACCGGGTGAGCCTCTACCGACATCCGGTGCGCATCGTCCTGTCCGGAACCTATCTGCAGGCGGTGGAGTATTTGCGGGCACTGGAGCAACTGCCTCGCAAACTGTTCTGGGACGAGCTGGAAATTGTCGTGACGGAACATCCCCAGGCGGAAATTTCCCTGAGAGTCTACACCCTCAGCCAAAGAAGGGGGTGGATCGGTGTTTAG
- a CDS encoding tetratricopeptide repeat protein encodes MSLINQMLKELDKRTPLATEAESGLPGGVVSVETRRSRGKVVWAALIVVLLVGGSMIWFFWPGHPAEERIGSITAAPPENSSGPSAISPTAPMPEQVPAEVEKKPPILENLQFSGNTEGLQVELVFSNMPNYRLIRDDQGRQLALELPAETAPPALPDTSGLPLLLKVAYEKSEGRARLVFVFDEICRHDELSLTANPGQEGQTLRFMIRPDAAAAHQEPVTEPVVAETPVEPADADQGHVPRSETSVAPEFILQAIQTTAGEQSEIICRDGISAFQQGRQREAETAWRAALAIDPGHVRSRDALIHLLLQQGRQSEIKSLLIEGVQKVPGHLPYRLRLARLLIDEDALSSARQELIREPRPSLTEAPDVYAMLATVSQRQGRYDEAAEIYRSLVGFRPKNGVWWMGLGIAFERSNSLDKAMEAYQKALSGEELSDGLRNFIRQRLAVLGQQASQEPDKERS; translated from the coding sequence TTGAGCCTAATCAACCAGATGCTCAAGGAGCTGGATAAACGAACACCTTTGGCAACCGAGGCTGAGAGCGGGTTGCCCGGCGGGGTGGTTTCGGTAGAGACGCGCCGCAGCCGGGGCAAAGTTGTTTGGGCGGCTCTGATAGTGGTGCTGCTGGTTGGTGGCAGCATGATCTGGTTTTTTTGGCCTGGTCACCCTGCTGAGGAAAGGATCGGTTCAATCACGGCAGCCCCTCCGGAAAACTCCTCAGGTCCCTCGGCCATTTCGCCGACTGCTCCAATGCCGGAACAGGTCCCCGCTGAAGTTGAAAAAAAACCGCCCATTCTCGAAAACCTGCAGTTTTCAGGGAATACAGAAGGGCTTCAGGTGGAGCTGGTCTTTTCCAACATGCCGAACTACCGATTGATCCGGGATGATCAGGGCAGACAGCTGGCGCTGGAACTGCCGGCAGAAACGGCGCCACCGGCCCTGCCGGATACGTCCGGATTGCCCCTGCTGCTGAAAGTGGCCTACGAAAAGAGCGAGGGAAGGGCAAGACTGGTTTTCGTCTTTGACGAAATCTGCCGCCACGACGAGCTGAGTCTGACGGCGAACCCTGGGCAAGAGGGGCAGACTTTGCGCTTCATGATCCGGCCCGATGCTGCCGCCGCCCATCAAGAGCCGGTTACAGAACCGGTCGTTGCGGAAACCCCTGTGGAGCCGGCAGATGCTGATCAGGGTCATGTTCCCCGGAGCGAGACATCCGTAGCACCGGAATTTATCCTTCAGGCGATTCAGACCACGGCCGGGGAACAGTCCGAAATAATCTGCCGGGACGGCATCAGCGCTTTTCAGCAGGGGCGGCAGCGGGAGGCGGAGACCGCCTGGAGGGCGGCCCTGGCCATCGATCCGGGGCATGTCCGATCCCGTGATGCTTTGATCCACCTTTTGTTGCAGCAGGGCCGCCAAAGCGAAATCAAGTCTCTGCTGATTGAGGGTGTGCAAAAGGTTCCAGGCCATCTTCCCTACCGGCTCCGGTTGGCCCGCCTTCTGATCGACGAGGATGCCCTGTCCTCGGCCCGGCAGGAGTTGATCCGCGAGCCGCGTCCTTCCCTGACTGAGGCGCCTGACGTCTATGCCATGCTGGCAACTGTCAGCCAGCGGCAGGGACGATACGACGAGGCGGCCGAGATTTATCGATCATTGGTGGGCTTCAGGCCGAAAAATGGCGTCTGGTGGATGGGACTTGGCATTGCATTTGAAAGATCAAATTCATTAGACAAGGCAATGGAAGCTTACCAAAAAGCTCTTTCAGGTGAAGAGTTGTCCGACGGACTCCGGAATTTTATCCGCCAGCGGCTGGCGGTCCTGGGCCAACAGGCATCACAGGAGCCGGACAAGGAACGATCATGA
- a CDS encoding DUF882 domain-containing protein yields MSDKNTFDRRLFLKLGLACAATLAFPVSGWAQFKNARSREKTLSFYNTHTGEELKNVVFWADGRYLPETMRDINYLLRDFRNNETADIDPLLCDQLFSVRQKLGTDRPFHIISGYRSPETNSMLRSRSSGVAKKSLHLVGRAVDVRVPGSHLVDLRKAALALEAGGVGYYPTSNFVHLDTGPVRRW; encoded by the coding sequence ATGTCCGACAAAAACACTTTCGATCGCCGATTATTTCTGAAACTTGGCCTTGCCTGCGCAGCCACTCTGGCCTTTCCTGTCTCAGGATGGGCACAATTCAAAAATGCCCGGAGCAGGGAAAAAACTCTTTCCTTTTACAATACTCATACCGGCGAAGAACTCAAAAACGTTGTTTTCTGGGCCGATGGACGCTATCTGCCCGAAACGATGAGAGATATCAATTATTTACTGCGGGATTTCCGGAACAATGAAACCGCGGACATCGATCCTCTGCTGTGCGATCAGCTCTTTTCGGTCCGGCAGAAACTGGGGACGGATCGCCCCTTTCACATCATCTCGGGTTATCGCTCCCCTGAGACCAACAGCATGCTGCGCAGCCGTTCGAGTGGCGTAGCCAAGAAAAGCCTGCACCTGGTCGGCCGCGCAGTCGATGTCCGGGTGCCGGGCAGCCACCTGGTCGATCTCAGAAAAGCTGCCCTTGCCCTCGAGGCGGGCGGCGTCGGGTACTATCCCACCTCCAATTTCGTGCATCTGGACACCGGACCGGTAAGGCGGTGGTGA
- the mshL gene encoding pilus (MSHA type) biogenesis protein MshL, whose product MNIILLCRIMAGLAGITLIAAGCAPRPRGDLPLGQFEQQLTAEHSAPTPLPEEVAEALLPSDAGEQKPASALNEEPRFDVSAREVPAREFFMGLVEGTPYNMVVHPAVTGTISLYLKGVTIHEVMDILRDVHGFHYQLTRTGFQVMPAVLQNQVFYVNYLNLVRRGLSQTRVSSGQVSESGKKDEYYGTDVVVKGDDEDSAMVSGSRIDTATVADFWSELSIALTAMVGQEQGRRVIIQPQAGVVLVRALPDELRAVEHYLATIQGNLQRQVILEAKILEVELGDGYQAGINWAVLSGDVTVAQMRGDIFADNGMGDIVGSEGPAVFSGLASGAFGGIFSAALDFENFQAFIELLETQGDVQVLSSPRIATVNNQKAVIKVGSDEFFVTDVSSDTVTGTATTTSPEITLTPFFSGIALDVTPQIDPRGRVTLHIHPTVSEVTDQTKNITVAGQTQTLPLAFSTVRESDSIVSAESGQIVVIGGLMKDQVQKRDAAVPLLGRLPGVGAFFRHTQSISRKSELVILLRPLVVGPESWEQTLNSTRQRFNHLGREFNNEWRGGKFARPAR is encoded by the coding sequence ATGAACATAATCTTGTTATGCCGGATAATGGCCGGCCTCGCCGGAATTACACTGATTGCGGCAGGCTGTGCACCAAGACCGCGTGGTGATTTGCCCCTTGGGCAATTCGAGCAACAGCTGACAGCTGAACATTCGGCCCCGACGCCCCTGCCCGAGGAGGTGGCCGAGGCTCTGTTGCCTTCCGATGCCGGAGAGCAGAAGCCGGCTTCGGCTCTGAACGAGGAACCCCGGTTCGATGTCTCCGCCAGAGAGGTTCCCGCCCGTGAATTTTTCATGGGACTGGTGGAGGGAACTCCTTACAACATGGTGGTTCATCCCGCGGTTACCGGGACCATCTCCCTCTACCTCAAGGGAGTGACCATCCACGAAGTCATGGATATTCTGCGAGATGTGCACGGTTTTCATTACCAGCTGACCAGGACGGGATTCCAGGTCATGCCGGCTGTTCTGCAAAACCAGGTGTTCTACGTCAATTATCTCAATCTGGTGCGCCGGGGGCTGTCGCAGACCCGGGTCAGTTCCGGTCAGGTGTCGGAATCGGGAAAAAAGGATGAATACTATGGTACCGACGTGGTGGTAAAGGGGGACGATGAGGATTCCGCCATGGTGTCGGGTAGCCGGATAGACACGGCAACCGTAGCCGATTTCTGGAGCGAATTGAGTATTGCTCTGACCGCCATGGTCGGCCAGGAACAGGGACGCCGGGTCATCATTCAGCCTCAGGCCGGGGTGGTACTGGTCCGTGCCCTGCCCGACGAACTGCGGGCAGTCGAGCATTATTTGGCTACCATCCAGGGCAATCTGCAGCGGCAGGTGATTCTCGAGGCCAAGATTCTCGAGGTGGAACTGGGGGATGGCTACCAGGCCGGTATCAACTGGGCTGTCCTGAGCGGCGACGTAACGGTCGCTCAGATGCGGGGCGACATTTTCGCCGACAACGGCATGGGTGATATCGTGGGCAGCGAGGGTCCCGCAGTTTTCTCCGGTCTGGCTTCCGGAGCTTTCGGCGGCATTTTTAGCGCTGCCCTGGATTTCGAAAATTTCCAGGCCTTCATCGAGCTCCTCGAAACCCAGGGGGATGTTCAGGTTTTGTCCAGTCCGCGCATCGCCACGGTGAATAATCAGAAAGCAGTGATCAAGGTCGGGTCCGATGAATTTTTCGTCACCGACGTCTCCAGCGATACGGTCACCGGAACCGCTACCACGACCTCTCCGGAAATTACTCTGACGCCCTTCTTTTCCGGTATTGCCCTCGACGTGACGCCGCAGATCGACCCGCGGGGCAGGGTCACCCTGCATATCCATCCCACGGTCAGCGAAGTGACCGATCAGACAAAAAACATTACCGTGGCCGGACAGACCCAGACTCTGCCGCTGGCTTTCAGTACGGTCCGCGAATCGGACAGCATCGTGTCCGCCGAGAGCGGGCAGATCGTGGTCATCGGAGGACTGATGAAGGATCAGGTGCAGAAACGGGATGCCGCTGTTCCTCTGCTCGGCCGCTTGCCCGGGGTCGGCGCCTTTTTCCGCCACACGCAGTCCATTTCCAGAAAAAGCGAACTGGTGATTCTGCTCCGCCCTCTGGTGGTGGGACCGGAAAGTTGGGAGCAGACCCTCAATTCCACCCGGCAACGTTTCAATCATCTGGGGAGGGAATTCAATAACGAGTGGCGTGGCGGAAAATTCGCCCGGCCGGCTCGCTGA